The stretch of DNA CTTTTCTTTTGGCAAATCTACAGAACCTGAAAGAGCAAGATTGAAAACATTTTTTACATACGGATATGTAAAATAAATTCCTGTGATGCATAACAACAAAGCAATAAATGATGCATAAAAGCTCAGAACATTATGAAGATCATAATTTTTACGTTTCCAGGTTTTTACATTTTTCCAGTTGAACCAGAAGCGTCCTTTTCTGGCTTTCTTATTTTGAGGCCACCACAAGATAATTCCGGTTATCAGCATGATAATAAAAAGAACGACTGGGATTCCCACTACATATTTTCCCCAGTCAGCTTTCAGAAGAAGACTCCAATGAATGTACTTTAGGAGGGTGAAGAAATCATATTTCTCATTATACACAGCTAAGATTTCGCCGGTATAGGGATTTACATACACCTGTTTATTAATAAGGACTTCCTGAAAGTAGTTCCATCCCTTTTTATCTTTTTTATAATATAGAAATCCATAAGATTTTTTTTTGTCCAATGGAATTTCAACTGAGCTTATAGGGTATTTTTCATTGAGTTCTAGCGTTACTTTCTCACGAAGAACTTCCAGAGATAGGGGCTTTCCTTTAACGGTTTCTTTCCTGAGTTCAAGAGCATCTTTGCGAAGAACATGCTGTATCTCATCCTTAAAAACATACAGCGTCCCGGAAAGAGAGACAATAAACACGATGATCCCAACGGATAAACCAAACCACAAATGTAGTTTGGCAGACCATTTTTTTACAGCAGACGGCTTCTTTTTATGGTGATGTTTTTTATGCATAATAAAAAAGTTAACCGAATAAATACCCGGTTAACTTTTGTTATTTAAAATTTATATCCTATTGATAGTCTCCAGTTTCTTGGTGCGTTGTAAATCCATGCATAAGAACCGTCATCAGATCTATAACCGCTATATAACTTTCTGTTTAAAGCATTATTCAGTAATAAATTAATATCGAATTTTTTAGCTACATAAGAGATTCCAAAATTGGTATCAAAATAATCTTCTAAGCTTTGGTTCAATTTGGCACCGGTTCCAAACCAGGACTGTCTTCCTCCCTGATACTGATAACCTGCAGAAATACCAAATCCTTTTAAGCTTCCATTTTCAAATCTGTAGCTTAACCAAGTATTCTGAACATTTTTTGCATTTCCAGGGGATTGCTGTCCAATTCTTTGAGTGTCACTATCTTTAGTTGTCTTTGCATCTGTATAAGCGTAGTTAACAATAATGTTTAATCCTCTTGCAATTTGTCCTTTTATATCAGCCTCAAATCCTCTTGCTCTTTGCTCTCCTGTTGCTACTGAAAATCCTTGATTTGGATGTGACATATCTGATGTGAAGATATTATTTCTTCTTATTTCATATAAAGCGAATGTTGAATTCCATTTTCCTCCGAACCAATCTTTCTTCACACCTACTTCTAAATTCTGACCTCTGAAAGGTGTTGTAAGAGGGATGCCTTTGCTAGGATCGGCATCAGAGTATTGTCGAGCTGATTGAGGAACAAAAGTTTTATCAAAGATTCCGTATACCGAGAAATCATCTTTGATTGAATAACTTACACCAACTCTTGGGGTGAACTCTCCGGCATTGTCCGGTTCAACCGGACCAAGATTAGGATAAGCTGAATAGGTAGTACCGCTTGTGTATCTTCCTGCTAAAGTAACACGAAGTTTATTATTAAACATTTCTATTTGATCCTGAGCGTAATAAGAAGTGTATTTTACTCCCTGGTCATTGTAGAAAGGTGCTGCAGTATTTAAAGAATAAAAGCCTGAAGGCGGTAAAGTTGACGGATCTACACCGTATTGTACGTTTTGAATGTTAATAGGATAAATTGCAGTTTCTTTACCATCTACTACTCTTGAATAAGCTGAAAAATCTGCATTGTACTTTCTGTTCCCGTAATCAAATCCGGCAATAACTTTATGGGTAATATTTCCTGTTTTTATGCTACCTCTAACATAGGTTTGGAATATATGATTTTTCCCAACAGCTTGCCAATTGCTAAGTGTTCTATTGAATATATTACTGTTTTGACTATCAAAAGTTCCCCACCAAGAACCTCCATCATAATTCATGTCCATATAAGCATACTGTGTGCTCCATATCCAGTCTTTAAATAGCTTTTGATCTAGACTTAAAAATAAACTTTGATCTTTGACCTCTGTTTCTTTGAAGTTTTTATCATTGAAATTAGTATGAACTCCTAAAGAAGCATATCCATCTTTGGACATCAGATAAGCCCCAGGTTGTGAAAATTTAAGAAACTGGTAATTATACTGGGCTGTAAAAGTAGTGGTTTTTGTTGGTCTGAAAGTAAGGGAGGGAGAAATAATAACTTTTTTTGTTTTATCATTTTCTACCCACGAACCATTGGTGCTTCCCATTAGGTTCAAACGATAATCCAGAACTCCATTTTTTACAAGAACCCCATCTAAATCAGCCTCACCTCTAAAGAGATTATAGCTACCTGTTGTGAATCTGGCACTGTTTGCAAATTTACCGGTTGGCTTTTTTGTTACGATGTTGTAAAAACCGGCAGGGTCACCCATGGATCCCATAAAACCAGCAGGTCCTTTCACAAATTCTATTCTATCAATAATAGATGCATCTGGATTGATTGGTCCCCAGGTTGAAGATACATTCATTCCGTTCATATAAGTAGCAATACTTGCTCCTCTCATAAAAACATTAGAATATACATTATCCCAATGCTCTACTTTTCTGGCGCCACTTACGTTTCTGACGATTCCTTCAGACATATTCAGAGTGATCTGATCTGCAAGGACCTGTGAACTTATTGACTGGACATTTTGTGGAAGTTCTAGAATAGGAGTTTGTACCCTTAATGATCCGGAAACTTCATTTAATTTATACTTTTGATAATATTTTCCGTTTACAATAACTTCTTCAATATCTTTAGATTTTGTAGAGTCTTTTTTCTGTGCAGGTGTCATTATTGCTGATAGTAAAACAGCTCCAATAATTGCTTTTTTCATTTATAGAATCCTTATGTGTGTGTTTAAATTTTTTTGTATAAAAGCTAGAATTTGTAAGTCACGCTTCCCATAATATTGGCTAAAGGTTGAGCATTGGCTGTTGTGAAGCCATTCCAATAACGTTCATTCGTGAAATTGTCCACTTTTACACCTATTCTGAACTTTTTAGTATCATAAAATGCATTAGCATTCATTACAAAGTATTTTGGAAGAATAAAAGTTCCCATGGAGGCTGAGTTTACGATTTTATTATCGCTAGCATAATTCCCACCTATACCGAACCCTAATCCTTTAAGATTTCCATCGACAAATTGATAACTTGCATTAAAGTTTACCAACCAAGGTGAAGATGCTGTTGCGGGTCTTTTTCCTGCGACGTCCTTATCTGCCTGAGTATACTTCATGTCATTATAACTTACTCCTGCCATTAATGAAAATCCTTTTATGAGATAAGCATTGGCTTCCAATTCTACACCTTGACTCGTTAAAGAGCCAGCCTGGTTTTGTACTGCTTGACCTAATGCTGTTACCTCGCCTGTATTCAATAGTGTATTATTTACTTTAATATTATAATAACTGAGGGTTGTATTAATTTTACCCCTTAGAAGGTTTGTTTTGAAACCACCCTCAAATTGGTTGGCTCTTTCAGGAGCAGAAAGTTGTATATTTCCTGCTTTATCTGATGTGTAATAACCATTACTAGTAAAAGAATTCTGATAATTTCCAAATACAGATATTTTTTCAGGGACTATCTGATAAACTACACCTAATTTTGGTGACCATGCAGATTGAGTGTAAGAATCAGCGAGATTTGGTCCTCTTTTCCCTCCTTCGAAACTACGACTTTCGTATCGTAAGCCAGCAAGAATGTTAAGTCCATGTATTGGTGTAAAAACATTAGATATGTAACCGCTATATATATTATCAATACCTGATGAAATATAGGTATTGTTTACTCCAAAATCATAATTTGGAAGATTTTGATAATACTTATAACGGTCTGCTACTGTTTGTCCATTCATATCCGAATAGTTTGCACGTTTAAACGGAACCCAATCGAAAACGCCAATCGATAAGAATGATTGATTGTCTTTTACTCTCATATAGTCAAACCCTGCAACAGTTCTATTTCTCATGTTTCCAATGTTAAAATCAAAATTAAAATTCTGTTGTACTTGGAAATATGTTTTTTTACTACCATTAGTAGATTGGTCAGCTCTTACAATTCCTAGTTCTGTATCTAATGGGTTTTCGCTTATTACAGATTTTGGTGCAAAATAAAAATAAGGATTAAAGCCGTTTGAGTAGGAGTATGATGTGCTTATATTTGTTGAAGATTTTATGTGCTTATTGATTTTATAATTGACTTGCCCGAAAAAATTTCTTGCTTTTGCAGTTGTTTTAAGCCCATTGCCTGCATAAGTTTGTTTGTAATCATATCCTAACCTTTCAAGTTGATTCATATTATCTGCACCTAATTGAGAACTTGGGAAATAAAAGAAAAATGCAGTCTCAGGATAAGCATCTGTTTCATACATTTCCAACTCTGCATTAATCTCTAAATTTTCTGTTGGACGATAGGTTAGAGATGGAGTGAATGCATAGAATGAATTTTTAGCATCTGTCCTCTGGAAAGTTCCTTGATTTGTGTAAGCCGTATTTAGTCTGAATAATAATTTTTTATCATTTGTTAGAGGGGCATTCACATCTGTTTGTACTCTATAATAATTATAACTTCCTCCTGCTAATGAAACTGAACCTCCAAAATTTTCAAAAGGTTTTTTTGTAACCCTATTGATTATTCCTCCATAAGAAGTAACATTGCTTCCAAATAAAGTTGCTGATGGACCTTTTAGAACTTCTACTTTTTCAATATTTATAGCGTCCATTGATGTTGTAATTGGAGCTACCAAGCCGTTTCTTAAAGAGCTTCCAGCAACAAAACCCCTCATGTTTACAAATATACCTCCATCTCCAGCTCTGTTTGTTGCACTCCACATTTTTTGAAGACCGGGTATATTTCTGAGAGCATCATCGACGTTGAACAATAACTGATTTTCTAAAACTCCTTTATCAATTGAGGAGTAAACCTGTGGATCTTCAATTGCTTTCAAAGACATCTTATTAGAATAATCACTGTCTTTCTTGATATAAGTGTTCATGATTACTTCATCAATACTTTTTGTATTGGTCGAATCTTTTTTCTGTGCGATAGTTAACATAGAACTTAATACAGAAGCACAGATGAGTACATTTTTCATGAAAGCAATTTTTTTGCAAATATATTGTTTTTAATTATTCTAAATAAATTATTGAGTTGATTTTTGTCATATAAATGTATTTGTGGGATAACAAAAAAGCCGCATCAAGAATACTTGATGCGGCTTTTTTAGGATATTAATTATTTCTTAAGCGGGGATTTCTCCTCTGTATAAGAAAGAAATAATTTCTTTATTCATTTTATCTACCATTTCGCTGAATAGGTGGAAAGACTCTTGTTTATAAATGACAAGCGGATCTTTTTGTTCGTAAACAGCTCCTTGAGAAGATCTTCTTAAATCATCCATTTCACGTAAGTGAAGTTTCCAGTTCTCATCGATGATGGATAGTGTAATATTCTTTTCAAAGTCATTGATCAGGCTGTCACACTGTGTTTCATAAGCCTCTTTCAAATCAGTGACAATAGTTAATGTTTTGTTACCATCAGAGAATGGAACCTGAATCATTTTGAACATTGAACCTTGGTTCTGATAAACATTCTCAATAATAGGGAATGATTTTTCTTTCAATAAGTTCAGCTTCATTTGATAATCTTCCTGAGCTGCTTTGAAAAGGATATTCGTTAAATCCTGAACAGATTTGTTACCGAAATCGCTTTCAGAAACAGGAGATCCCATCGTGAAGTTTTTGATTACTTCAAACTCAAAATCTTTAAAGCTTCCGTTTGCTTTGCCTTTAGCTGCAATAGAGTTGGAAACGTCGAAGATCATATTCGTAATATCATACTTCAGGTGGTCTCCGAACAGAGCGTTCTTTCTTCTTTTATAGATAACATCACGCTGTTTATTCATTACATCATCATACTCAAGAAGTCTCTTTCTGATTCCGAAGTTATTTTCTTCTACTTTTTTCTGAGCTCTTTCAATCGATTTGCTGATCATAGAATGCTGAATTACTTCACCATCTTTATGACCCATTCTATCCATCATTTTAGCAATTCTTTCAGAACCGAATAAACGCATCAGGTTATCTTCAAGAGATACATAGAACTGTGAACTTCCCGGATCTCCCTGACGTCCTGCTCTACCTCTCAGCTGTCTGTCAACACGTCTTGAGTCATGTCTCTCAGTACCGATAATAGCCAAACCTCCAGCTTCTTTTACTTCTTTCGAAAGCTTGATATCCGTACCACGACCTGCCATGTTGGTTGCAATAGTTACTACTCCAGGTTGTCCTGCTCCGGCAACAATCTCAGCTTCCTTCTTGTGAAGTTTAGCGTTCAATACCTGATGTGGAATTTTTCTTAATTGAAGTGCTTTTGAAAGCAATTGAGAGATTTCAACAGAAGTTGTTCCTACCAGAACAGGTCTTCTTGCTGCAGTTAACTTTTCAATTTCCTCAATAACTGCGTTATATTTTTCTCTGTTAGTTTTGAAAACTAAATCTTGTCTGTCGTGTCTTAAAATTGGACGGTTGGTTGGAATAACCACAACGTCTAATTTGTAGATTTCCCAAAGCTCACCTGCTTCCGTTTCAGCCGTACCGGTCATCCCTGCAAGCTTGTTGTACATACGGAAATAGTTCTGAAGCGTTACTGTTGCAAATGTTTGAGTAGCTGCTTCAATTTTTACATTTTCTTTAGCTTCGATAGCCTGGTGAAGACCGTCTGAATAACGACGTCCTTCCATAATACGTCCTGTCTGCTCGTCAACGATTTTTACCTCTCCATCAATAACGACATATTCATCATCTTTTTCAAATAACGTATATGCTTTCAATAGCTGGCTCATCGTGTGAACACGTTCAGATTTTTCAGCGAAATCGGAGAATAGTTTTTCTTTAGCCTCAAACTCGTCTTCTTTAGATAAGTTTTTAGCTTCCAATTCTGCAATTTCAGTCCCGATATCCGGAAGAACGAAGAAATTAGAGTCAGAGTTTCCTTGAGACATGTATTCTACTCCTTTGTCTGTAAGATCAACCTGATTATTTTTTTCTTCAATTACAAAATATAAGTCTTTATCTACGATCGGCATGTCACGGTTGTTGTCCTGCATGTATTGTCCTTCAACTTTCTGAAGTAATGCTCTGTTTCCGCTTTCCGATAAAAATTTAATTAATTGTCTGTTCTTAGGAAGGCCTCTGTAAGCCTGAAGAAGTTTAAAGCCTCCTTCTTTTGTGTTTCCTGAAGCGATTAATTTTTTAGCTTCGTTAAAAATAACTGAAACCGTTTTCTTTTGTACTTCAACGATTCTGTCAATCGATGGCTTCAGAACATCAAACTCCTGTCTGTCTCCCTGAGGAACCGGACCCGAAATAATCAATGGTGTTCTGGCATCATCTACTAATACAGAGTCAACCTCATCCACGATAGCAAAGTTTAATTCTCTTTGTACCAGTTCTGATGGTGAAGTCACCATATTATCTCTTAGATAATCGAAACCGAATTCATTGTTGGTTCCGTAAGTAATGTCTGAATTGTATGCTTTTCTTCTTCCGTCTGAGTTAGGCTGGTGGTTATCGATACAATCGATAGACATTCCGTGGAATTGATAAAGCGGCCCCATCCATGCGGAGTCCCTTTTAGCAAGGTAGTCATTTACGGTAACCACGTGTACCCCTCTTTCAGGAAGTGCATTTAAGTAAATAGGTAATGTTCCTACCAAAGTTTTACCTTCACCGGTTGCCATTTCGGCAATTTTACCACTGTGAAGGATAACCCCTCCGATAAACTGAACATCGTAATGGACCATATCCCAAACTACTGGAGTTCCGGCTGCGTCCCAAGAGTTTTTCCAAACTGCTGTATCCCCCTGAATTTCTACAAAATCTTTAGCAGCAGCAAGCTCTCTGTCCATTGGAGTAGCTGTTACGCGGATCTCTCCGTTTTCTGCCCATCTTCTTGCTGTTTCCTTGATCAATCCAAAGGCTTCAGGAAGAACCTGGAGAAGAACTTTCTCTTCGATTTCGTATGATTCTTTTTTAAGAGATTCAATTTTGGTGAAAAGAGCTTCTTTTTCGTCAACATTCGTTGAGTTTTTTATCTGCTCTTTTATTTGTTCTATCTGTGCTGTAATGGAATTTGTTGCTGATTTAATTTTATCTTTAAACTCAGCAGTTTTTTCTCTTAAACCGTCATCCGTTAATTGCTGAATAGTCGGTTCAACAGCTTTGATTTTTGTTACAACTTTTTTTACTTCTTTTAGGTCCTGCGCTTTCTTGTCTCCCAAAAACCCTTTAAGAACTTTGTTTAAAAAACTCATAAAAATTTTGATTTAGGCTCAAAACTTAAGCCTTGAGCATTTTAATTATTACACCTTAGCAGTGCTTATGATATATCCGAAAAAGCTTTAAACACAGCGTTTAAAGCTTTCTCAGTTTTTAATATTCGTCTTCGTTCCAAAGATAATCTTCATCTGTTGGGTAGTCACTCCAAATCTCATCGATGGCATCATAAATTTCTCCTTCATCTTCAATCGCCTGAAGATTTTCTACTACTTCCATAGGTGCACCAGTTCTGATTGCATAATCAATAAGCTCAGCCTTCGTCATTGGCCAAGGTGCGTCACTTAAATATGAAGCTAATTCTAATGTCCAGTACATAATTTTCTATTTTTTTTGCAAAAGTATAAAATTAGGTTATATAATAAACTTTTTTATACCTGATTTTCAATTCTTTTTATTAAATTTTGTTCATCACTTGTCAGAGTTTGTGTTCAAACTACTGTCAGTAACTTGTTTGATGTCATTTTCTCAAAAACCATTCCACAAATTTTTTTATGCCATTTTGGAAGTCTGTGACTGGTTTGTAGTCTATTAAAGTCTTGGCTTTTGTAATGTCTGCATTGGTTTTCAGGACATCGCCGGGTTGCATAGGCAGGATTTTTTTATTGGCAGATTTCCCCAGAGCTTTCTCAATTACGGCAAGCATTTCAGACAAGCTGACTACTTCACTCTCTCCCAAATTGAGCACTTCATATACGTCAGAATGGTTTTCAAGATAGCTGATAGACTTGGTTATACCATCAATAATATCGCTGATATACGTATAATCTCTTGCCGTAGTTCCATCACCGTAAAATGGAATTTCCTGGTCTTCTGAAATAAGCTTTACAAATTTATGTATAGCCAAATCAGGTCTCTGCCGTGGTCCGTATACCGTGAAAAATCTTAACTGAATCATATCAATATTGTAGAGCTGATGGTATACATGTCCGAGAATTTCTCCACATTTTTTGGTGGCTGCATACGGAGAAATAGGGTTGTCTACATTATCTGTTTCTGCAAAGGGTGTTTTTTCGTTATTTCCATAAACACTTGAGGAAGAAGCACAAACGAACTTTTTGACATTGAATTCTTTACAGAGCTCCCAAAGATTCATCGTACCACGAACGTTGACTTCTTCATACTCTAAAGGCCTTTCAATTGATGGTCGCACCCCTGCAAGTGCTGCAAGATGGATAACCAGATCAATCTGATGAGTTTTAAATATTTCTTCAAGGGTGTTTTTGTTGCGGATATCCTGATAATAAAGGATATAATTCTTTGATTTTGAAAGTGAAATCAATTTTTTGACGTCTTCTTCCTTACCCGAAAATTTGAAATCAGATGTATTTCCAATTGATTCCAGGGTATTTTTAATTTTTATTTGATAATCATAGAAATCATCAAAGTTGTCAATGTTTATGACAGAATGTCCATTTTCCAATAGTTGTTCTATCAAATGAGAACCAATGAATCCGCTTCCTCCAGTTACAAGATAAGTCATCTGTGTTTTTTTATTAGCACAAAAATATAAATTTACTTTTTGAAAATATAATCATTAAATTTACTTAAAAAAGAAATATAAACTATGCAGTTTCAAGGGCAAATTTTAAAGATGGTGAGTTATGATGCGAAACCTATTCAGTATTACCTTAATCTTTCCGCGGATTTGATTCATATGAATGAGTTGTTTGGAAAGGAATTAAGCATAAGGCATATTGGTTTCCAATGTGTACATTGTGGAGAAGATAAGCCTATTTATAGGATGGGATTTTGTAAAAGCTGTTTTTTTGAAAGTCCGTATGCAAGTGATACCATTATTCGTCCTGAGCTTTCTACAGCTCATCTGGGTGTTGCAGAACGTGATCTTGATGTTGAAAAAGAGATTCAGTTGCAGCCTCATACGGTCTACCTGGCTTATACGGGAGATGTAAAAGTTGGTGTGACAAGAAACACCCAGATTCCAACAAGATGGATTGATCAGGGGGCTACTTTTGCTTTACCTATAGCAAGAACCGAAAATCGTTATGAAGCAGGAATGATCGAGGTTGCCCTGAAAGAGCACCTTCCGGATAAAACCAACTGGAAAAAAATGCTTCAGGATGATTTTGAAGGAGAAATGGATTTGGCAGACTTTCAACAAAAAATCAAACAATACTTCCCGGAAGATTTCCAGCAGTTTTATAGCGAAGGGGAAGATTTGTGGAAATTTGATTATCCTTTTGAAAAACCTCAGAAAGTAACCTCTTTTACATTGGATAAAAAGCCCGAATTTACCGGAAGGCTGACGGGAATTAAAGGTCAGTATCTTAGTTTTGAAGGTGGAGACTTTATTAATGTAAGGGGACATGAAGGTTATGTGGTAGAGTTAAGTGTGAAAAATTAACCCTATCTTTAAAAATAATCATTCCAAATCACCAATATGAAAAAATGGGTTAAAAAGTTACTGATAAGTCTTGGGGTTTTGCTTGTAATTTTTTTACTGGCGAACTTTGGATTAAATATCTGGCTGAAAACCCAGCTTCCTAATTATATAAAAAAGAATACGGATTATAAAGTTTCCTATAAAGTACTGGATGTAGATCTGGGAAGTGGAAATATTTTGGCGACAGGAATTACTATAAATAATAAAAATCCACAAAATACCAATGTTATAGGTATCCAGGGAACTATTGATACATTAAAAATAAACCGGTTGGGGATTTATGATGCACTGTTTAATAAAACGATCAGCTCTTCGGACTTGTTATTGGGCAGCCCTAACCTTAATATAATTCTTGCTAAGCCGGTAGATCAGAAAACAGGGAAAAAAAGAAATCCTGTTGTATTCGAAAATATCAGAATCAATAATGGGAACATCAACATATTTAAGCATACCAAACAGAAATTTTTAGGAGTTAAAGACTTTAATCTCTTTGTTGAGAATCTTCAGATGACGGAAGAATCTGTTGAGAATAAGCTTCCTGTTGTTTTTGATAAATATGATATTAAAGGGAAGGAATTTTTCTTTCGTCCGGATAATGTGTATGCTTTAAAAATCAGTAAAATCAACACGGCAAACGGGCAGATGCTTGTCGAGGATTTTAAGCTCATTCCTTTGCTGACTTTTGACCAGTTTAAAAGATTCTATCCTAAAAAGAATAAGCTTTTCCAGTTTGATATCCGGAAAATGGAGTTTAAAGATGTGGTTTTAAAGAACAATAAAATTTCACTTGCCAATGCCAGTTTTCAGGATCCCGTTCTCACGGTTTACACTACCAATGCGGTGGTGAAAAAATCTGATAAGCCGATGAATTATGAAGTTAATCTGGATGATATCAGATTAAATAATGGAGTAGTACAGATTATCAAGCCGGATGGGAATAAGCTTTTATATGCTCAAAGTTTAAATCTGGATATTAATGCATTGGCTTTCAATAAAGAGTCGTCTGAAAATATGATCCCTGTTAATTACAAAAACTTTAATTTTTCAGGAAAGAATATCCATTATACAGGAACTCAAAATATCGTAGCGGAAAGTGTTGCTTTAAATCCTAAAAGTGGAGAAATACAGAATATTACC from Chryseobacterium piperi encodes:
- a CDS encoding PepSY-associated TM helix domain-containing protein, whose protein sequence is MHKKHHHKKKPSAVKKWSAKLHLWFGLSVGIIVFIVSLSGTLYVFKDEIQHVLRKDALELRKETVKGKPLSLEVLREKVTLELNEKYPISSVEIPLDKKKSYGFLYYKKDKKGWNYFQEVLINKQVYVNPYTGEILAVYNEKYDFFTLLKYIHWSLLLKADWGKYVVGIPVVLFIIMLITGIILWWPQNKKARKGRFWFNWKNVKTWKRKNYDLHNVLSFYASFIALLLCITGIYFTYPYVKNVFNLALSGSVDLPKEKDIKSPDSLTAKNNSVFDLTIQETSKRYPASSSFRIPLNGKNKKGKDLNNIPITVYQKEGRFSERNVLIFDKYSGQLLANKPHQNLNTAEKYSNANYDIHTGSYFGLFGKIIWFIAGLICTSLPVTGFMVWWGKRKKQGKKI
- a CDS encoding TonB-dependent siderophore receptor, encoding MKKAIIGAVLLSAIMTPAQKKDSTKSKDIEEVIVNGKYYQKYKLNEVSGSLRVQTPILELPQNVQSISSQVLADQITLNMSEGIVRNVSGARKVEHWDNVYSNVFMRGASIATYMNGMNVSSTWGPINPDASIIDRIEFVKGPAGFMGSMGDPAGFYNIVTKKPTGKFANSARFTTGSYNLFRGEADLDGVLVKNGVLDYRLNLMGSTNGSWVENDKTKKVIISPSLTFRPTKTTTFTAQYNYQFLKFSQPGAYLMSKDGYASLGVHTNFNDKNFKETEVKDQSLFLSLDQKLFKDWIWSTQYAYMDMNYDGGSWWGTFDSQNSNIFNRTLSNWQAVGKNHIFQTYVRGSIKTGNITHKVIAGFDYGNRKYNADFSAYSRVVDGKETAIYPINIQNVQYGVDPSTLPPSGFYSLNTAAPFYNDQGVKYTSYYAQDQIEMFNNKLRVTLAGRYTSGTTYSAYPNLGPVEPDNAGEFTPRVGVSYSIKDDFSVYGIFDKTFVPQSARQYSDADPSKGIPLTTPFRGQNLEVGVKKDWFGGKWNSTFALYEIRRNNIFTSDMSHPNQGFSVATGEQRARGFEADIKGQIARGLNIIVNYAYTDAKTTKDSDTQRIGQQSPGNAKNVQNTWLSYRFENGSLKGFGISAGYQYQGGRQSWFGTGAKLNQSLEDYFDTNFGISYVAKKFDINLLLNNALNRKLYSGYRSDDGSYAWIYNAPRNWRLSIGYKF
- a CDS encoding TonB-dependent siderophore receptor, giving the protein MKNVLICASVLSSMLTIAQKKDSTNTKSIDEVIMNTYIKKDSDYSNKMSLKAIEDPQVYSSIDKGVLENQLLFNVDDALRNIPGLQKMWSATNRAGDGGIFVNMRGFVAGSSLRNGLVAPITTSMDAINIEKVEVLKGPSATLFGSNVTSYGGIINRVTKKPFENFGGSVSLAGGSYNYYRVQTDVNAPLTNDKKLLFRLNTAYTNQGTFQRTDAKNSFYAFTPSLTYRPTENLEINAELEMYETDAYPETAFFFYFPSSQLGADNMNQLERLGYDYKQTYAGNGLKTTAKARNFFGQVNYKINKHIKSSTNISTSYSYSNGFNPYFYFAPKSVISENPLDTELGIVRADQSTNGSKKTYFQVQQNFNFDFNIGNMRNRTVAGFDYMRVKDNQSFLSIGVFDWVPFKRANYSDMNGQTVADRYKYYQNLPNYDFGVNNTYISSGIDNIYSGYISNVFTPIHGLNILAGLRYESRSFEGGKRGPNLADSYTQSAWSPKLGVVYQIVPEKISVFGNYQNSFTSNGYYTSDKAGNIQLSAPERANQFEGGFKTNLLRGKINTTLSYYNIKVNNTLLNTGEVTALGQAVQNQAGSLTSQGVELEANAYLIKGFSLMAGVSYNDMKYTQADKDVAGKRPATASSPWLVNFNASYQFVDGNLKGLGFGIGGNYASDNKIVNSASMGTFILPKYFVMNANAFYDTKKFRIGVKVDNFTNERYWNGFTTANAQPLANIMGSVTYKF
- the secA gene encoding preprotein translocase subunit SecA — protein: MSFLNKVLKGFLGDKKAQDLKEVKKVVTKIKAVEPTIQQLTDDGLREKTAEFKDKIKSATNSITAQIEQIKEQIKNSTNVDEKEALFTKIESLKKESYEIEEKVLLQVLPEAFGLIKETARRWAENGEIRVTATPMDRELAAAKDFVEIQGDTAVWKNSWDAAGTPVVWDMVHYDVQFIGGVILHSGKIAEMATGEGKTLVGTLPIYLNALPERGVHVVTVNDYLAKRDSAWMGPLYQFHGMSIDCIDNHQPNSDGRRKAYNSDITYGTNNEFGFDYLRDNMVTSPSELVQRELNFAIVDEVDSVLVDDARTPLIISGPVPQGDRQEFDVLKPSIDRIVEVQKKTVSVIFNEAKKLIASGNTKEGGFKLLQAYRGLPKNRQLIKFLSESGNRALLQKVEGQYMQDNNRDMPIVDKDLYFVIEEKNNQVDLTDKGVEYMSQGNSDSNFFVLPDIGTEIAELEAKNLSKEDEFEAKEKLFSDFAEKSERVHTMSQLLKAYTLFEKDDEYVVIDGEVKIVDEQTGRIMEGRRYSDGLHQAIEAKENVKIEAATQTFATVTLQNYFRMYNKLAGMTGTAETEAGELWEIYKLDVVVIPTNRPILRHDRQDLVFKTNREKYNAVIEEIEKLTAARRPVLVGTTSVEISQLLSKALQLRKIPHQVLNAKLHKKEAEIVAGAGQPGVVTIATNMAGRGTDIKLSKEVKEAGGLAIIGTERHDSRRVDRQLRGRAGRQGDPGSSQFYVSLEDNLMRLFGSERIAKMMDRMGHKDGEVIQHSMISKSIERAQKKVEENNFGIRKRLLEYDDVMNKQRDVIYKRRKNALFGDHLKYDITNMIFDVSNSIAAKGKANGSFKDFEFEVIKNFTMGSPVSESDFGNKSVQDLTNILFKAAQEDYQMKLNLLKEKSFPIIENVYQNQGSMFKMIQVPFSDGNKTLTIVTDLKEAYETQCDSLINDFEKNITLSIIDENWKLHLREMDDLRRSSQGAVYEQKDPLVIYKQESFHLFSEMVDKMNKEIISFLYRGEIPA
- a CDS encoding DUF2795 domain-containing protein, with amino-acid sequence MYWTLELASYLSDAPWPMTKAELIDYAIRTGAPMEVVENLQAIEDEGEIYDAIDEIWSDYPTDEDYLWNEDEY
- a CDS encoding GDP-mannose 4,6-dehydratase; its protein translation is MTYLVTGGSGFIGSHLIEQLLENGHSVINIDNFDDFYDYQIKIKNTLESIGNTSDFKFSGKEEDVKKLISLSKSKNYILYYQDIRNKNTLEEIFKTHQIDLVIHLAALAGVRPSIERPLEYEEVNVRGTMNLWELCKEFNVKKFVCASSSSVYGNNEKTPFAETDNVDNPISPYAATKKCGEILGHVYHQLYNIDMIQLRFFTVYGPRQRPDLAIHKFVKLISEDQEIPFYGDGTTARDYTYISDIIDGITKSISYLENHSDVYEVLNLGESEVVSLSEMLAVIEKALGKSANKKILPMQPGDVLKTNADITKAKTLIDYKPVTDFQNGIKKFVEWFLRK
- a CDS encoding DUF2797 domain-containing protein, encoding MQFQGQILKMVSYDAKPIQYYLNLSADLIHMNELFGKELSIRHIGFQCVHCGEDKPIYRMGFCKSCFFESPYASDTIIRPELSTAHLGVAERDLDVEKEIQLQPHTVYLAYTGDVKVGVTRNTQIPTRWIDQGATFALPIARTENRYEAGMIEVALKEHLPDKTNWKKMLQDDFEGEMDLADFQQKIKQYFPEDFQQFYSEGEDLWKFDYPFEKPQKVTSFTLDKKPEFTGRLTGIKGQYLSFEGGDFINVRGHEGYVVELSVKN